ACGCGCTGGCGCGATGGTTGCCCGACGCGCCCACGCCGCCGAACGGCGCGGTGCTCGCGGCCCCGGTCAGCGGTTTATTCCAGTTCACAATCCCGGCGCGCGCTTCCAGCAGCAGTTGGTCAAACTTCTCGCGATGCGGTGAAATCAGACCGCTCGACAGGCCGTAGCGGGTGTTGTTCGCCATCGCAATGGCCGCATCGAAATCGTCGTAACGCCAGACGCACAGCAGCGGGCCAAAGACCTCTTCATCCGGCACGCTGCTTGCACCGCTCATCTCTACAATGCCCGGCGTCAGCAGCGAAGCACCCGGCTGAACCTGCTTCGGCTCCAGCAGGGTTTTCGCGCCGCGCGCGACGTGGTCCTGCCAGGCCTTCAGCACGTTCAGCGCGGCCTGTTCGGAAATCAGCCCGCCGATAAACGGCTGCGGATCGGCATCCCACGCGGCAGGCACCAGACGCGCGCTCACTTCTACCAGACGCTTCAGGAAGGCATCCCCCTGCGCGCCGCGCTTGACCAGCAGACGGCGGGAACAGGTGCAGCGCTGTCCGGCGGTAATAAAGGCGGACTGAATTGTCAGGTGCACCGCGGCGTCGATATCGTCAGGGTCTTCCACAATCAGCGGGTTGTTGCCGCCCATCTCCAGCGCCAGGATTTTCTCCGGCTGCCCTGCCAGCTGGCGGTGCAGCTGATAGCCCGTACCGGCGCTGCCGGTAAACAGCAGGCCGTCGATATCGCTCAGCGCGCTCAGCGCCTGACCGGTTTCCCGCCCGCCCTGCACCAGGTTCAGCACGCCCGGCGGCAGGCCGGCCTGTTCCCACAGCTTAACCACCGCCTCGCCGGTGAATGGCGTGAGCTCGCTCGGTTTGAAAATGACGGTATTGCCCGCCAGCAGCGCAGGCACAATATGGCCATTCGGCAGATGCCCCGGGAAGTTATACGGGCCAAACACCGCCAGCACGCCGTGGGGACGGTGGCGCAGCGTGGCCGCGCCGTCCGGCATGTCGGTGTGCTGTTCACCGGTGCGGGTGTGGTACGCCTTCACCGAAATGGCGATTTTGTTGATCATCGCCGTCACTTCGGTTGTCGCTTCCCAGCGCGGTTTACTGGTTTCAGACGCGATGATGCGCGTCAGTTCGGCCTTGTTTGACTCCAGCAGGCCGGCGAACTTTTCAACAATTTCCTGGCGCACGGCGAAAGGCTGTTTTGCCCATGCCGGAAAAGCGCGGCGCGCGGCCTGGCAGGCTTGTTCTACCTGCGCGGCGCTGGCGTCATGCCCCTTCCAGAGCACCTCTTTTCCAACCGGATTGGTCTTTACGCGCTCTTCGCCTTCGCCCGTGACCCAGTCACCGTTAATCCATAATGTCATGCTGTTTTCTCCTCAGGGCAGAGACGCACCAGGCGAACCGTATCGCCGGCGTTACATTTCAGGGCATCCAGTTCTGCAGCCGTCAGCACCAGACGTTCACATTTCGGGTTGGTACGCACCAGCATGGCGCGGAAGTTGGCGTAATTTTCGTTCGACACCAGACAGGCGGGCCAGTCACCCGGCGCGGGCTGACCTTCAGAGACTTCAACCAGACGGCTTTTACGGATCGCGCGCACGCGGTCGATATCGCACTCAAGCGTTGGGCCGCCGTCAAAGATGTCGACATAGTTCCGGTAGCGGAACCCCTCTTTTTCCAGCACCGCGCGGGCGGGCGCGGTTTGCGGATGGACTTCGCCAATCACCGCCTGCGCTTCCGGGCTGAGGAAATGGGTATAGATAGGATGCTTCGGCATCAGTTCGGCGATAAAGGCTTTCTGGCCGGTGCCGCAGAGATAGTCCGCCCGGCTGAACTCCATCGAGAAGAAGCGCTCGCCCAGGCTCTCCCAGAACGGCGAGTAGCCGGTGTCGTCGATCACGCCGCGCATTTCAGCGACCACTTTTTCGTTAAAGCGATCGCGGAAGGCGGCCATAAACATAAAGCGCGATTTGGAGAGCAGGTAGCCGTTGCCCTCTTTGCGCCACGCCGGGTCGAGGAACAGCGTGCACAGCTCGCTGGCGCCCGTGTGGTCATTGCAGAGGAACAGCGTGGGCAGCGCGTTATAGACGTTCAGCTCTTTCGAGGCGTGAACCATGGTGCCGACGCGGTAGTTGTACCACGGGTCGTTAAGCCCGACGGCCACTTCAATGGCGCAGATCCCGGCCACGGTCCCCGTGTCGGTGTCTTCCAGCACGAACACATACCCCTGTTCGCTTTTTGGCAACGTCCCCTGCCAGGTTTGCAGGGCGCGCTCAATGCGCGCCGACAGCGTTTTTTCATCGGCAGGAAGCGAGGTCAGCCCGCCTCCCGTCTTACCGGCAAGCTGCATGAGCCCGGCGAGATCGCCGCGCTCAACGGGACGGATGACCATCATGATGACACCCCGGATTTCACTTTTTCACACGCCAGCGCAAAACGGTCCAGACCGGTTTGCACCTCTTCCTCGCTGACGATCAGCGCCGGCGCAAAACGCACCACGCTGGCACCGGCAATCAGCACCATCACGCCCACTTTTGCCGCTTCCTGTGAAATAAGTTTAGCTTTTCCGGCAAACTCGGCGGTGAGCTCGCAGCCGATTAACAGCCCCAGACCGCGAATTTCTTTAAACAGCCCCGTTTTGCCGTTGATGGCGTTCAGACGTTCAACAAACCAGTCGTGACGCTGCTTAACGCCTTTCAGCACCTCAGGCGTGTTAATGATGTCCAGAACCTGCCCGGCGACGGCGGTGGCCAGCGGGTTGCCGCCGTAGGTGGTGCCATGGGTACCTACGGTCATTACGCTGGCGAATTTATCGGTGGTCAGCGTCGCGCCAATCGGGAAGCCGCCGCCCAGCGCTTTGGCGGTCGAAAGCACGTCCGGCGTCACGCCGTAGTGCATATAGGCATACAGCTCGCCGGTGCGGCCCACGCCGGTCTGCACTTCGTCGAAAATCAGGACCGCGTTGTGGCGATCGCACAGCTCGCGCAGCCCCTGCAGGAAGGCTTTTTGCGCCGGAAGCACGCCGCCCTCGCCCTGCATCGGTTCGACGATCACCGCGCAGGTGGTGTCGTTAATCAGCTCGCTGGCGGACTGCAGATCGTTATAAACACCGTGACGGATATCCGGCGGCAGCGGTGCGAAATCCTGCGAGTAGGAAGGCTGGCCGCCCGCGCTGACGGTAAAGAGCGTGCGCCCGTGGAAGGCATTTTTAAACGCCACGATGCCGCTCTTGTGGGTACCAAATTTATCGTGCGCATATTTGCGCGCCAGCTTCAGCGCCGCTTCGTTGGCTTCCGCCCCCGAGTTACAGAAAAAGACCTTTTCGGCAAACGTCGCGTCGATCAGTTTTTTGGCCAGGCGCAGCGCGGGCTCGTTAGTAAAGCCGTTGCCGGTATGCCAGAACTTCGCCGCCTGGTCATTCAGCGCCTGACGCAGCGCAGGGTGCGCGTGACCCAGCGCGTTGACCGCAATCCCGCCTGCAAAGTCGATATACTCTTTACCCTGCTGATCCCACAGGCGCGAGCCTTCCCCACGAACCGGAATAAAAGCCGCCGGAGCGTAAACCGGCATCATCCATTCATCGAAATTTTCACGCGTAATTGACAGAGACATAGCGACCTCATCCGGTAAATAAAAAGTTATTTGAATGTTAAATAATTGAGTGTTTGCACTGTGAATGTAGATTGCAGCCTTCGTGCCAGCCAGCGATAAAATTGCATAAACGGGTTGAGGTAACAGAATATCAACAAGTTACAATATGGAGTTATTCACTGTTAGTGCATAAAAAGTGAATATTTTTACGACAAGCGGCGCTTTGCCGCATGAAAATCAGAAAGAGTATGCACAGGCCAAATATAATTCTGGAATTGTGATCGCTCGCGAAATTTATCGGTCATTTACGCCCTGTTTGAGGGCGATGCGCGTCAGAATGGTGCAAATATTGCACCACCGGCATTATCTGTCGCAGTTATTGGCCGAACCCGGTAACAGTTGACGCAAATTCTGCTACCATCCATGCACTATTCACCTTGCACTGGCAGCGACTATGAAATTTGTCTCTTTTAATATCAACGGCCTGCGCGCCCGCCCCCATCAGCTTGAAGCCATTGTTGAGCAACATCAGCCAGATGTGATCGGCCTGCAGGAGACCAAGGTTCACGACGACATGTTCCCCCTCGAAGAGGTGGCGAAGCTCGGCTACAACGTCTTCTATCATGGGCAGAAAGGCCATTACGGCGTTGCGCTGTTGACCAAAGAGACGCCAGTTTCAGTCCGCCGTGGGTTTCCCGGCGATGACGAAGAAGCACAGCGCCGCATCATCATGGCGGAACTGCCTTCCCCGCTGGGGAACATCACCGTGATTAATGGTTACTTTCCCCAGGGCGAGAGCCGCGACCATCCGACAAAATTCCCTGCTAAGGCCAAGTTTTATCAGGATCTGCAGAACTACCTGACAACCGAACTCAATAAAGACAATCCGGTGCTGATCATGGGTGATGTGAATATCAGCCCGACCGATCTGGATATTGGCATCGGTGAAGACAGCCGCAAACGCTGGCTGCGTACCGGCAAATGCTCCTTCCTGCCGGAAGAGCGCGAGTGGATGCAGCGCCTGCTGGACTGGGGGCTGGTGGATACCTTCCGTACCGCCAACCCGGACACGCAGGATCGCTTCTCGTGGTTTGACTACCGCTCAAAAGGCTTTGACGACAACCGCGGCCTGCGTATCGACCTGCTGCTCGCCAGTTCGCCGCTGGCAGAGCGTTGCATCGAAACCGGGATCGACTACGAGATCCGCAGCATGGAAAAACCGTCTGACCACGCGCCGGTGTGGGCTAAATTCAAGCTGTAATGACGCGTGAACATTCGAAAAATTGCTTTCCTGTGCGCCCTTCTGGGCGCATTTATTCTGTCGTTTGTCATGCTTCCCCCAGGCACGCTCTCCCTGGAAGGGATTAAAACCCACCAGCAGGCACTCCTCTCCCATGTTGACCACGCGCCGCTGCGAAGCGCGCTGATCTTTTTTGCGCTCTATGTGGCGGTTTCCGCCCTGTCGATCCCCGGCGCGGCGATCCTCACCCTGCTGGGCGGAGCGTTATTTCCCCTGTGGGAAGGCACCGTGCTGGTCTCGTTTGCCTCCACGCTCGGGGCGACGCTTGCGATGCTCGCCAGCCGTTATCTGCTGCGCGACGGGGTCCAGCGGCGGTTTGCTCAGCAGATGAAAACGGTGAACGCCGGTATGGCGCATGACGGCGCGGGCTATCTTTTTGCCCTGCGCCTGATGCCGCTGTTCCCGTTTTTCCTGGTGAATTTGCTGATGGGGCTGACCCGCATTGGAGTCTGCCGCTACTGGTGGGTCAGCCAGGCAGCCATGCTGCCCGCGACGGTGGTCTTTCTGAACGCCGGGCGCGAGCTGGGGAAAGTGGCGTCGCTGCGCGATATTTTGTCGCCGGGCATGCTAATCGCCTTTACACTACTGGGGTTATTGCCGCTGGCGACGCGCCGGCTGTTTTCCCGTTATCTCCCGTCTGTTAAAAAGTGAGGCATTATGCGCCGTGTGCGTTTTTGCGCGTTCCTGACCGGTCTGCTGCTTGCAGCCCCCCTCTGTGCCGCCGAAAGCTGGCATGATATTCAACAGCAGGCCAAAGGCCAGACCGTCTGGTTTAACGCCTGGGGCGGCGATCCGGCGGTCAACCGCTACCTTGAGTGGGTCAGCGGTGAGATGCAAACGCACTACGCCATTACCCTAAAAATTGTCCCGCTGGCGGACGCCGCCGATGCGGTAAAACGGATCCAGACGGAAGCCGCCGCGGGGCGTAAGGCCAACGGCTCGGTTGACCTGCTGTGGGTCAACGGCGAAAACTTCCGCACGTTAAAAGAGGCGAACCTGCTGCAAACCGGATGGGCGCAGACGTTGCCAGACTGGCGCTATGTCGATACCCGCAAACCCGTCACGGAAGATTTTGCGATTCCAACCGACGGGGCGGAATCCCCGTGGGGCGGCGCGCAGCTAACCTTTATCGCCCGCAAAGCCAGCATGCCGACGCCGCCGGTGGATCCGCAGGCGCTGCTGGCGTACGCGCAGCAGCATCCGGGCAAAGTCAGCTATCCTCGCCCGCCCGATTTTACCGGCACGGCCTTTCTGGAGCAGCTGCTGCTGACGCTCACCGATCGCCCTGATGCTTTACAAAAAGCGCCCGATGCAACGTTTGCTGAGGTTACGGCACCGCTCTGGGCCTACCTCGATAAGCTGCACCCGCTGCTGTGGCGCGAAGGAAAAGATTTCCCTCTCTCACCTGCCCGAATGGATAACCTGCTTGCCAGCGGCAGTCTGAACCTGTCGCTGACCTTTAACCCGGCTCATGCGCAGCAGAAAGTGGCGAGCGGCGAACTGCCTGCCGACAGCTACAGCTTTGGTTTCCAGAGCGGGATGCTCGGCAACGTCCATTTTGTGGCTATCCCGGCCAATGCCAGCGCGAGTGCGGGTGCAAAGGTGGTCGCTAATTTCCTGCTGTCACCGCAGGCGCAAATCCGCAAGGCCGACCCGGCCATCTGGGGAGACCCGAGCGTCCTGGATGCGAAAGCGCTGCCCGAAGAGGAAGCGAAACAGCTGCTGGCCCATACGCCTAAGGGGCTGCCGCAGGTGCTTGCAGAGCCGCAGTCCGCCTGGGTGAACGCGCTGGAGCAGGAATGGCTGCGTCGTTACGGCACCCGCTAAGCGGGCTTGTCTGGCTGGCGATGGCGGTGATTTATCTGCCGATCCTGCCCGCCGGCGTGATGCTGTTCGCACCGGCGCTTTCTGCGGCAAACTGGCAGCGGCTGCTGAACGATCCGCAGCTGCCTCAGGCGACCGTCGCCACGCTGGTCTCAACGCTCATCGCCACGCTGGGGGCGTTGCTGATTGCCCTTTTCTTCGTCTGCCTTTTGTGGCCCGGTCAACGCTGGCGGCGCCTCACGACCCGGCTGCCCTGGCTACTGGCGATCCCCCATGTGGCGTTCGCCACCAGCGCGTTACTGCTGTTTGCCGAGGGCGGTCTGTTTTATCAGCTCTGTACCATCTGTACGGCTCCGTTTGACCGCTACGGCGTCGGGCTGGGCCTGACGCTCGCGGTCAAAGAGAGCGCGTTCGTGCTGTGGGCCATTTACGCCGTGCTGCCGGAAAAACGGCTCGCGCAGCAGAAGATCGTCCTGCAAACCTTTGGCTACGGGCGTTATCAGACGCTCAGCTGGCTGATCCTCCCGGCGATCGCGCCTGTCCTCGGCGCGGTGATGCTGGCGGTGCTGGCATGGTCGCTCTCGGTCGTGGACGTGGCGATCGTTCTCGGGCCCGGCAACCCGCCCACCCTGG
This region of Enterobacter asburiae genomic DNA includes:
- a CDS encoding TVP38/TMEM64 family protein is translated as MNIRKIAFLCALLGAFILSFVMLPPGTLSLEGIKTHQQALLSHVDHAPLRSALIFFALYVAVSALSIPGAAILTLLGGALFPLWEGTVLVSFASTLGATLAMLASRYLLRDGVQRRFAQQMKTVNAGMAHDGAGYLFALRLMPLFPFFLVNLLMGLTRIGVCRYWWVSQAAMLPATVVFLNAGRELGKVASLRDILSPGMLIAFTLLGLLPLATRRLFSRYLPSVKK
- a CDS encoding aspartate aminotransferase family protein encodes the protein MSLSITRENFDEWMMPVYAPAAFIPVRGEGSRLWDQQGKEYIDFAGGIAVNALGHAHPALRQALNDQAAKFWHTGNGFTNEPALRLAKKLIDATFAEKVFFCNSGAEANEAALKLARKYAHDKFGTHKSGIVAFKNAFHGRTLFTVSAGGQPSYSQDFAPLPPDIRHGVYNDLQSASELINDTTCAVIVEPMQGEGGVLPAQKAFLQGLRELCDRHNAVLIFDEVQTGVGRTGELYAYMHYGVTPDVLSTAKALGGGFPIGATLTTDKFASVMTVGTHGTTYGGNPLATAVAGQVLDIINTPEVLKGVKQRHDWFVERLNAINGKTGLFKEIRGLGLLIGCELTAEFAGKAKLISQEAAKVGVMVLIAGASVVRFAPALIVSEEEVQTGLDRFALACEKVKSGVSS
- the astA gene encoding arginine N-succinyltransferase; its protein translation is MMVIRPVERGDLAGLMQLAGKTGGGLTSLPADEKTLSARIERALQTWQGTLPKSEQGYVFVLEDTDTGTVAGICAIEVAVGLNDPWYNYRVGTMVHASKELNVYNALPTLFLCNDHTGASELCTLFLDPAWRKEGNGYLLSKSRFMFMAAFRDRFNEKVVAEMRGVIDDTGYSPFWESLGERFFSMEFSRADYLCGTGQKAFIAELMPKHPIYTHFLSPEAQAVIGEVHPQTAPARAVLEKEGFRYRNYVDIFDGGPTLECDIDRVRAIRKSRLVEVSEGQPAPGDWPACLVSNENYANFRAMLVRTNPKCERLVLTAAELDALKCNAGDTVRLVRLCPEEKTA
- the xthA gene encoding exodeoxyribonuclease III — protein: MKFVSFNINGLRARPHQLEAIVEQHQPDVIGLQETKVHDDMFPLEEVAKLGYNVFYHGQKGHYGVALLTKETPVSVRRGFPGDDEEAQRRIIMAELPSPLGNITVINGYFPQGESRDHPTKFPAKAKFYQDLQNYLTTELNKDNPVLIMGDVNISPTDLDIGIGEDSRKRWLRTGKCSFLPEEREWMQRLLDWGLVDTFRTANPDTQDRFSWFDYRSKGFDDNRGLRIDLLLASSPLAERCIETGIDYEIRSMEKPSDHAPVWAKFKL
- a CDS encoding ABC transporter substrate-binding protein, producing the protein MRFCAFLTGLLLAAPLCAAESWHDIQQQAKGQTVWFNAWGGDPAVNRYLEWVSGEMQTHYAITLKIVPLADAADAVKRIQTEAAAGRKANGSVDLLWVNGENFRTLKEANLLQTGWAQTLPDWRYVDTRKPVTEDFAIPTDGAESPWGGAQLTFIARKASMPTPPVDPQALLAYAQQHPGKVSYPRPPDFTGTAFLEQLLLTLTDRPDALQKAPDATFAEVTAPLWAYLDKLHPLLWREGKDFPLSPARMDNLLASGSLNLSLTFNPAHAQQKVASGELPADSYSFGFQSGMLGNVHFVAIPANASASAGAKVVANFLLSPQAQIRKADPAIWGDPSVLDAKALPEEEAKQLLAHTPKGLPQVLAEPQSAWVNALEQEWLRRYGTR
- the astD gene encoding succinylglutamate-semialdehyde dehydrogenase, producing the protein MTLWINGDWVTGEGEERVKTNPVGKEVLWKGHDASAAQVEQACQAARRAFPAWAKQPFAVRQEIVEKFAGLLESNKAELTRIIASETSKPRWEATTEVTAMINKIAISVKAYHTRTGEQHTDMPDGAATLRHRPHGVLAVFGPYNFPGHLPNGHIVPALLAGNTVIFKPSELTPFTGEAVVKLWEQAGLPPGVLNLVQGGRETGQALSALSDIDGLLFTGSAGTGYQLHRQLAGQPEKILALEMGGNNPLIVEDPDDIDAAVHLTIQSAFITAGQRCTCSRRLLVKRGAQGDAFLKRLVEVSARLVPAAWDADPQPFIGGLISEQAALNVLKAWQDHVARGAKTLLEPKQVQPGASLLTPGIVEMSGASSVPDEEVFGPLLCVWRYDDFDAAIAMANNTRYGLSSGLISPHREKFDQLLLEARAGIVNWNKPLTGAASTAPFGGVGASGNHRASAWYAADYCAWPMASLETPALTLPETLNPGLDFTGGDRHESA